One window of the Microtus ochrogaster isolate Prairie Vole_2 chromosome 10, MicOch1.0, whole genome shotgun sequence genome contains the following:
- the Rps6 gene encoding 40S ribosomal protein S6 — translation MKLNISFPATGCQKLIEVDDERKLRTFYEKRMATEVAADALGEEWKGYVVRISGGNDKQGFPMKQGVLTHGRVRLLLSKGHSCYRPRRTGERKRKSVRGCIVDANLSVLNLVIVKKGEKDIPGLTDTTVPRRLGPKRASRIRKLFNLSKEDDVRQYVVRKPLNKEGKKPRTKAPKIQRLVTPRVLQHKRRRIALKKQRTKKNKEEAAEYAKLLAKRMKEAKEKRQEQIAKRRRLSSLRASTSKSESSQK, via the exons ATGAAG CTGAATATCTCCTTCCCAGCCACCGGCTGCCAGAAGCTCATTGAAGTGGACGATGAACGCAAGCTTCGGACCTTCTATGAGAAGCGCATGGCCACGGAAGTGGCTGCCGATGCCCTGGGTGAAGAGTGGAAG GGTTACGTGGTCCGAATCAGTGGCGGCAATGACAAACAAGGTTTTCCCATGAAACAAGGTGTCCTGACCCATGGCAGAGTGCGCCTGCTGTTGAGTAAGGGGCATTCTTGTTATAGACCAAGGAGAACCGGAGAGAGGAAGCGCAAATCTGTCCGAGGATGCATTGTGGATGCCAATCTGAGTGTTCTCAACTTGGTTATTGTAAAAAAAG GAGAGAAGGATATTCCTGGACTGACAGATACTACTGTGCCTCGTCGGTTGGGACCTAAAAGAGCTAGCAGAATCCGAAAGCTTTTTAATCTTTCTAAAGAAGATGATGTCCGCCAGTACGTTGTCAGAAAGCCTTTAAACAAAGAAG gTAAGAAGCCCAGGACCAAGGCACCCAAGATTCAGCGTCTTGTGACTCCGCGTGTTCTGCAACACAAACGCCGGCGTATTGCTCTGAAGAAGCAacgaacaaagaaaaacaaggaggaggctgcagaatATGCTAAACTTTTGGCCAAGAGAATGAAG gaagccaaagaaaagcgCCAGGAACAGATTGCCAAGAGGCGAAGGCTGTCCTCGCTGAGAGCTTCTACTTCTAAGTCTGAGTCCAGTCAAAAATAA